A stretch of the Oenococcus sp. UCMA 16435 genome encodes the following:
- a CDS encoding beta-lactamase family protein, protein MKYFFAKISLFLLAFFGAFLFCVFRSGDQNKLTGKSGQTLLPYRFHKIDQFSVKYKENFNRPKFQKKNPLAVLIKEKVTRSNFSGSILVIHKNKILLNAGYGYADKNTKTLNTPESLYGMASIQKGLTALLIMKQIQIGKISLQTKLDLFYPKIPNAAKISIHNLLTMTSGLSAKGNPTNLKDGNAYIDWYVNHAIQKYPIGSWHYDATNFKILAGILRILTKKSYADNLKNALGRKFDFLSPSEFIANKNHTYSYKNNVTNQATFSKDPSYLQREVATGNLFTTTGNLYLYFLQLLDGKLIPKKIVKQMYSKINGFAYASGAYNYPQYYKAHGYILNYEPSVFISKNGANAVIMLSNVSSKVSWEKLAEKIFQKIIF, encoded by the coding sequence ATGAAATATTTTTTCGCAAAAATAAGTCTTTTTTTGTTGGCTTTTTTTGGTGCCTTTCTTTTTTGTGTTTTTCGGTCTGGTGATCAAAATAAATTAACCGGTAAAAGTGGACAGACCCTTCTCCCTTATCGTTTTCACAAAATTGATCAATTTTCCGTTAAGTACAAAGAAAATTTTAACAGGCCGAAATTTCAAAAGAAAAATCCTTTAGCCGTGCTAATTAAAGAAAAGGTTACTCGTAGCAATTTTTCTGGAAGTATTTTGGTTATCCATAAAAATAAAATTCTCTTAAACGCTGGCTATGGTTATGCCGATAAGAACACAAAAACTCTTAATACACCGGAGTCGCTTTACGGAATGGCCTCAATTCAAAAGGGCCTGACAGCTTTGTTGATTATGAAACAGATTCAGATTGGTAAGATAAGTTTGCAAACAAAGCTTGATCTTTTCTATCCCAAAATTCCTAACGCTGCAAAAATCAGCATTCATAATTTGCTAACGATGACTTCTGGACTGTCGGCCAAAGGTAATCCAACGAATTTAAAAGATGGTAACGCATATATCGATTGGTATGTAAACCATGCTATTCAAAAATATCCGATTGGAAGTTGGCATTATGATGCAACTAATTTCAAAATTTTAGCGGGTATTTTAAGAATATTAACGAAAAAAAGTTATGCCGATAATTTAAAAAATGCGCTTGGCAGGAAATTTGATTTTTTGTCTCCGAGTGAATTTATCGCCAACAAAAATCATACTTATTCATATAAAAACAATGTAACGAATCAAGCAACGTTTTCTAAAGACCCCTCCTATCTTCAACGGGAAGTTGCAACTGGGAATCTGTTTACAACGACAGGAAACTTATATTTATATTTCCTTCAATTATTGGATGGTAAATTAATTCCGAAGAAAATTGTTAAACAAATGTATTCAAAAATTAATGGTTTTGCTTATGCCTCGGGTGCTTATAATTATCCTCAATATTACAAGGCACATGGATATATTTTGAATTATGAACCAAGTGTTTTTATTAGTAAGAATGGTGCCAATGCGGTCATTATGCTTTCGAATGTCTCGAGTAAAGTTTCCTGGGAAAAATTAGCGGAAAAAATTTTTCAAAAAATTATCTTTTAG
- a CDS encoding amino acid permease: MGLLKLAFRHSSIKQFTEADAHLKRVLDTKDLVALGIGTVIGTGIFILPGTEAATHAGPAVAISFLLAAIISGISGMAYSEFASALPVAGSAYSYGSVIFGQVIGWFLGWSLILEYFLATSAVAVGFSSYLAGLLQTDHVNNLNSILVGPMQGGIINLPAVILLLVILGIQIIGLSTTRWVENVFVAVKLIILAIFIIVGLFFIKPNNYVPFYPKEFQTGAFGLSGIWMATSGIFFAFLGFDTLAAHTAEVKNPKKQVARGIIYTVIVAAVLYTLFAIVLTGMVNYTKLNVSDPASFAFIFVGQKGLASVIGIGSMIGMFTGVLALVFASSRLIYSFGRDGLLPNFIGKISGGQHVPFNALLIAGVVEIILAGFVPLSYLASLINAGTLAAFTFVNFGIIPLRHRTDLPNENGFQVPGYPVIPIIGGLTSFFFITQLETKTLVMFGIWTLIGLLIYFTYGVRHSMVKESEFSQSVIKENNA; this comes from the coding sequence TTGGGACTTTTAAAGCTTGCTTTTCGACACAGCTCGATTAAACAATTTACGGAGGCCGATGCCCATTTAAAAAGGGTGCTTGATACCAAAGATCTGGTTGCTTTGGGGATTGGTACGGTAATTGGAACAGGAATATTTATTTTACCGGGAACAGAGGCTGCAACCCATGCTGGGCCGGCAGTCGCAATTTCTTTTTTACTGGCTGCTATTATTTCCGGTATATCAGGAATGGCTTATTCGGAATTTGCCAGTGCTTTGCCGGTCGCTGGATCAGCTTATTCTTATGGTTCGGTTATTTTTGGGCAGGTCATCGGCTGGTTTTTGGGTTGGTCTTTGATTCTTGAATACTTTTTGGCTACATCAGCAGTTGCTGTAGGTTTTTCATCTTATCTTGCTGGCTTGCTTCAGACTGATCACGTTAATAATTTAAATTCGATTTTAGTTGGTCCGATGCAGGGAGGAATTATTAATTTGCCAGCTGTAATTTTATTATTAGTTATTCTTGGCATCCAAATTATTGGTTTATCAACAACTCGCTGGGTAGAGAATGTTTTTGTTGCAGTGAAACTGATTATTTTGGCAATTTTTATTATTGTTGGTCTATTTTTTATTAAGCCAAATAATTATGTTCCTTTTTATCCAAAAGAATTTCAGACAGGGGCTTTTGGCTTGTCGGGAATTTGGATGGCTACCTCGGGAATTTTCTTTGCTTTTCTTGGTTTTGATACACTTGCTGCTCATACAGCAGAAGTTAAAAATCCAAAAAAACAGGTAGCTCGTGGAATTATTTATACAGTCATCGTAGCGGCAGTGCTTTACACTTTATTTGCGATTGTTCTGACCGGAATGGTTAATTATACAAAATTGAACGTTAGCGACCCAGCCTCGTTTGCCTTTATTTTCGTCGGTCAAAAGGGACTTGCTTCCGTTATTGGAATCGGTTCAATGATTGGTATGTTTACAGGTGTTTTAGCGCTGGTATTTGCATCGTCTCGTTTAATTTATTCTTTTGGCCGTGATGGTTTGTTACCGAATTTTATTGGGAAAATTTCGGGTGGCCAGCATGTGCCTTTTAATGCACTACTAATTGCTGGTGTTGTTGAAATTATTTTAGCTGGTTTTGTGCCCCTGTCTTACTTGGCTTCATTAATTAATGCAGGGACTTTGGCGGCCTTCACATTTGTTAATTTTGGTATAATACCGCTGCGTCATCGGACAGATTTGCCAAACGAAAACGGTTTTCAGGTGCCTGGTTATCCGGTTATTCCAATTATTGGCGGTTTAACGAGTTTCTTTTTTATAACTCAATTAGAGACGAAAACTTTGGTAATGTTTGGTATCTGGACATTGATTGGTTTACTGATCTATTTTACTTACGGAGTTCGTCATTCTATGGTTAAAGAAAGTGAATTTAGTCAGTCGGTAATTAAAGAAAACAATGCTTGA
- a CDS encoding Ppx/GppA family phosphatase, protein MTKFAIIDLGSNSIRMTISQYRKNGEYEVLGRFQEMVRLSAGMGRKRILQSDAIDRTIQAIKGFKKEIAKYDQITVRAVATAAVRQASNQEEFLEKFQSALDQPLEVISGIQEAHYDYMGIVETLPIDNALILDTGGASLEMIMVRDKKEIHTISLPVGAVNISETYLERDKISAVSFFKTSTALQQLFRDVSWLLEVRNFPIVAIGGSNRTLAKISRRQREVVGLPIHGYHLPANEANHIFEQVLGSNLKERGDLPGLAKNRADIIVGGMLPIIKLFQYIDSDQVIFSQSGLREGILFEEIQKVTGHEVLDPRVDESVDTESDET, encoded by the coding sequence ATGACGAAATTTGCAATTATTGATCTTGGATCAAACTCGATTCGAATGACGATCAGCCAATACCGCAAGAATGGCGAATACGAGGTACTTGGACGCTTTCAAGAAATGGTTCGTTTATCTGCCGGGATGGGTAGAAAACGGATCTTACAATCTGATGCAATTGACCGAACAATTCAAGCTATTAAAGGGTTTAAAAAAGAAATAGCGAAATACGATCAAATTACTGTTAGAGCGGTTGCAACGGCAGCCGTTCGCCAGGCATCGAATCAAGAAGAATTCTTGGAGAAGTTTCAATCCGCGCTGGATCAACCTCTGGAAGTTATTTCCGGAATTCAAGAAGCACATTATGATTATATGGGAATCGTCGAAACACTGCCAATTGACAATGCTTTAATTCTCGACACCGGCGGAGCATCTTTGGAAATGATTATGGTTCGCGATAAAAAGGAAATTCACACAATTTCTTTGCCGGTTGGAGCTGTAAATATTTCAGAAACTTATTTGGAAAGAGACAAAATTTCGGCAGTTTCTTTTTTTAAAACCTCGACTGCTTTGCAACAGCTTTTTCGAGACGTTTCCTGGCTTTTGGAAGTTCGAAATTTTCCGATTGTTGCCATTGGCGGATCCAACCGAACTTTAGCGAAAATTTCTCGCCGTCAACGAGAAGTCGTTGGATTGCCGATCCACGGTTATCATTTGCCGGCAAATGAAGCCAACCATATATTCGAGCAGGTTCTTGGAAGTAATTTAAAAGAACGGGGCGATCTTCCTGGTCTGGCTAAAAATCGGGCCGATATTATTGTTGGTGGAATGTTGCCGATAATCAAGCTTTTCCAGTATATCGATTCCGATCAAGTGATTTTCTCACAATCTGGACTTCGTGAGGGAATTCTTTTTGAAGAAATTCAAAAAGTTACGGGTCATGAAGTTTTGGACCCAAGGGTTGATGAATCAGTTGATACAGAAAGTGACGAGACTTAA
- the ppk1 gene encoding polyphosphate kinase 1, whose product MLIENKNSKYLVNRELSWLKFNDRVLAQANDQRHPLLERARFLSITQKNLDEWFMVRLASIHQMVQLHLKSKDPTGLSPTEELDVISLAAGTQLKKQHSLYARSLVPMLAKKHINILGIDELEESQYDWLEKYFQQEILPILTPMADDGTRPFPFLANDSLNLGIRIIANSNKKKKGKKEDYAFIQVPKNLQRVIKLPIGVGQTYVLIEDVIREYINLLFQGYKIQEVTAFHILRDMELSIAEEDSPNLLKEVQTQLKKRERGQVIRLIAEKKMSKKLEKHLQKALPLNKRRVYRVSGPVDLAFLDTLIKQVQIPELIYQPFQPRTELSLMGKGIFKTIADHDVLLQHPYDDYSPVVNLINQAANDAQTMAIKMTLYRVSDHSPIVAALGRAAEAGKQVTTLVEVKARFDEENNVHWAEELEKQGVHVIYGLPNLKVHSKMTLIIRKENSGIKRYIHVGTGNYNEVTARLYTDISLFTSNDLLADDLAQVFNYLTGYFAPKDLKMAHISPNGIADRLEDLIDAEAKAELSGKTSGIWIKANSLNDTSVIDHLISASQAGVPIHLLIRGIETLKPEIKSVTNKIKVHSIVGRFLEHSRIYRFANNGDPLTYISSADLMPRNLYRRVELLVLIVDPKCEAQLAEIFETMWADTVNMWKMKSDGSYARHSKRRRRVDSQALFMEQEFVADKFAEKFVGDE is encoded by the coding sequence ATGCTGATAGAGAATAAAAATTCAAAATATTTGGTTAATCGGGAACTTTCTTGGTTGAAATTTAATGACCGGGTTTTAGCACAAGCAAATGACCAGAGACACCCGCTGCTAGAACGGGCTCGTTTTCTCTCAATCACGCAAAAAAATCTTGATGAATGGTTTATGGTGCGCTTGGCTTCGATTCATCAGATGGTTCAGCTGCATTTAAAATCAAAAGATCCTACTGGCCTGTCCCCAACCGAAGAATTGGATGTGATTTCACTTGCTGCAGGAACCCAGTTAAAAAAACAGCATTCTTTATATGCACGATCATTAGTTCCGATGTTGGCAAAAAAACATATCAATATTTTAGGAATCGATGAACTCGAAGAATCGCAATATGATTGGTTGGAAAAATATTTTCAACAGGAGATTCTGCCTATTTTGACACCAATGGCCGATGATGGTACGCGACCTTTTCCTTTCCTGGCTAATGACAGTTTGAATCTTGGCATTCGCATCATTGCCAATTCAAATAAAAAGAAAAAGGGTAAGAAAGAGGACTATGCTTTTATCCAGGTTCCAAAAAATTTACAGCGTGTAATCAAACTTCCAATTGGTGTTGGACAGACTTATGTTTTGATCGAGGATGTAATTCGCGAGTATATCAATCTCTTATTTCAGGGCTATAAAATTCAAGAAGTGACTGCTTTTCATATACTTCGTGACATGGAATTGAGCATTGCTGAAGAGGATTCTCCGAATCTTTTAAAGGAAGTGCAGACTCAATTAAAAAAACGTGAACGTGGCCAAGTGATTCGTTTGATAGCAGAGAAAAAAATGTCCAAGAAACTTGAGAAACATCTTCAAAAAGCTCTGCCGCTTAACAAACGAAGAGTTTATCGGGTTTCTGGTCCGGTTGATTTAGCTTTTCTCGATACCTTAATCAAACAAGTTCAAATTCCTGAATTGATTTATCAACCTTTTCAGCCAAGAACCGAATTGTCATTAATGGGCAAAGGAATTTTTAAAACAATTGCTGACCATGATGTACTTTTGCAGCATCCTTACGACGATTATTCACCGGTTGTAAATTTGATAAATCAAGCCGCCAATGATGCTCAGACGATGGCAATTAAGATGACTCTTTATCGAGTCTCCGATCATTCGCCAATTGTAGCTGCTCTTGGAAGAGCTGCTGAAGCGGGCAAACAGGTTACGACATTGGTTGAAGTTAAAGCTCGTTTTGACGAAGAAAATAATGTTCATTGGGCCGAAGAATTAGAAAAACAGGGAGTTCATGTAATTTACGGACTGCCTAATTTGAAAGTTCACTCAAAAATGACCTTAATAATCAGAAAAGAAAATTCCGGAATCAAGCGCTACATCCATGTTGGAACCGGAAATTATAATGAAGTAACTGCTCGTCTTTATACCGATATTTCTTTATTCACATCCAATGATCTTTTAGCTGATGATCTTGCTCAGGTTTTTAACTATTTAACTGGTTATTTTGCGCCGAAAGATTTGAAAATGGCCCATATATCACCAAATGGAATTGCCGATCGTCTTGAAGACCTGATCGATGCTGAAGCAAAGGCAGAATTAAGTGGAAAAACCTCAGGCATATGGATTAAAGCCAATTCTTTAAACGACACCAGCGTTATTGATCACCTTATTTCAGCCAGCCAAGCCGGTGTTCCAATTCACTTGTTAATTAGGGGAATCGAAACGCTCAAACCGGAAATAAAATCAGTTACCAATAAGATCAAGGTTCATTCAATTGTTGGTCGTTTTCTTGAACACTCTCGAATTTATAGATTTGCCAATAATGGAGATCCTTTAACATATATTTCGAGTGCTGATTTAATGCCAAGAAATCTTTACCGTCGTGTTGAACTTTTAGTGCTAATTGTTGATCCAAAATGTGAAGCGCAACTTGCTGAAATTTTTGAAACAATGTGGGCCGATACGGTTAATATGTGGAAGATGAAGTCTGATGGTAGCTATGCTCGGCATTCCAAGCGTCGTCGCAGAGTCGACAGCCAGGCATTGTTTATGGAACAAGAATTTGTCGCAGATAAATTTGCGGAGAAATTTGTTGGCGATGAATAA
- a CDS encoding glycosyl transferase produces MLIQLFIIVLTIIGMFFLNRFSLFKSRPKYFRIAFMAIIFLAAFVRIFRYSSVMGLNLDEAMGGYNSWSLAHYGVDSALNRNPVYLYAWGTGMNVLYPLISVPFIKLIGLSLAAYRLPMVLLSIGSIFSLFIGMLKYKLPDRLIMLSLATVFLSPWSIMANRWGLESNLFPIIFTFAVSVFLIFLSKQANNPKQGKTYLYIFAFLIALCAYAYSNNWFMLPFFVCGVFGYLYLKKKASLKSLSVSVFLILLIIWPLLLFAEINYFSGKTFRILSLTIPKLSSSRSNSELIIGHGNIFYSISNNIFKFIKLMVTGNDHLIWNSLPQIGILYPFMFIFCIVGIVIAFRKRNDWDNFMLISLLSCLPIIMIIKINANHLNALMLPILYFEALGLYYSLRGPVLKMAFTIVFSLYFVTFSFFYFHADQTLLTQGKTLTPSILGKAIRFANKSKAKKIYITCLPKGGYVIPRFYCPISPVAFNKEKPNVTFKTESNYKSYGKWYFKQPKKMSNNSVLIVKKGQKLHFRLRNRHKKDFGQYRVYY; encoded by the coding sequence ATGCTTATTCAACTATTTATTATTGTTTTAACAATTATTGGAATGTTCTTTTTAAATCGTTTCAGCCTATTTAAAAGTCGTCCGAAATATTTTCGAATAGCTTTCATGGCCATTATTTTTTTGGCGGCTTTTGTTAGAATATTTCGCTATAGTTCGGTGATGGGATTGAATTTGGACGAAGCGATGGGTGGCTACAATTCATGGAGCTTGGCCCATTATGGCGTTGATTCGGCTTTAAATCGCAATCCTGTCTATTTGTATGCTTGGGGTACAGGAATGAATGTTCTTTACCCATTGATTAGCGTTCCTTTTATAAAATTGATCGGGCTTAGTTTAGCCGCTTACCGTTTACCAATGGTGCTTCTCAGTATTGGATCGATTTTTTCGCTTTTTATTGGCATGTTGAAATATAAATTGCCCGATAGGCTGATAATGCTGAGTTTGGCAACTGTTTTTCTTAGCCCTTGGTCAATTATGGCTAACCGTTGGGGCTTAGAAAGCAATCTTTTCCCAATTATTTTCACTTTTGCTGTTTCGGTTTTTTTGATTTTTTTAAGTAAGCAGGCAAATAATCCCAAACAAGGAAAAACGTATCTCTATATCTTTGCTTTTTTAATTGCTCTTTGTGCTTATGCTTATTCGAACAATTGGTTCATGCTACCGTTTTTCGTTTGCGGAGTTTTCGGATATTTATATTTAAAGAAAAAAGCGTCACTTAAAAGTCTGTCAGTGTCTGTCTTTTTGATCTTGTTAATTATTTGGCCGCTTTTGTTATTTGCTGAAATTAATTATTTTTCGGGGAAAACATTCAGAATATTGTCCTTGACGATTCCAAAACTTTCAAGCAGTCGCAGCAATTCGGAATTAATTATTGGTCATGGAAATATTTTTTATTCGATTTCGAATAATATTTTCAAGTTTATTAAGCTGATGGTGACCGGGAACGACCATTTGATCTGGAATTCTTTACCCCAGATTGGCATTTTATATCCCTTTATGTTTATATTCTGCATTGTTGGTATTGTGATAGCTTTTCGTAAGCGCAACGATTGGGATAACTTTATGTTAATTTCCCTATTATCCTGTTTGCCAATTATCATGATTATTAAAATTAATGCGAATCACCTGAATGCGCTAATGCTGCCAATTTTATATTTTGAAGCACTTGGCCTTTATTATTCGCTAAGAGGGCCGGTCCTTAAGATGGCATTCACAATAGTTTTTTCTCTTTATTTTGTTACTTTTTCTTTCTTTTATTTTCATGCCGATCAAACTTTGCTAACACAAGGAAAAACTTTAACACCCTCGATTTTGGGCAAAGCAATTCGATTTGCCAATAAAAGCAAAGCAAAAAAAATTTATATCACCTGTCTTCCGAAGGGTGGATATGTGATTCCACGTTTTTATTGTCCAATTAGTCCGGTTGCTTTTAATAAAGAAAAACCCAATGTTACTTTTAAAACTGAATCGAATTATAAATCTTATGGCAAGTGGTATTTTAAGCAACCTAAAAAGATGAGCAATAATTCTGTCCTGATTGTTAAAAAGGGCCAAAAACTTCACTTCAGGCTGAGAAATAGACACAAGAAAGATTTCGGACAATATCGTGTTTACTACTAA
- a CDS encoding DUF4811 domain-containing protein produces the protein MLLIIIVLLVVLAVYLFYKNRTYLGIFTLIILLAGQGLLLLDSIYHFGTEQYIVTSTKRINPVTSIKGNKVLITEKLKEGKTSYTAYGTKEKSNGKTVVILNKQKQINVNFSAKQRSAYQITENKEYRYTNRFAKFIYTGITNNKQLKDQTIKYQLTSNWYRLSKAALKKLAKNLKTKTTQQKIKIYVANKIMQEVKKDPKLLSNKKKIQQLKNNFVKKYIGRMIERAAV, from the coding sequence ATGTTGCTAATTATCATTGTTTTATTAGTTGTTTTAGCCGTTTACTTATTTTACAAAAATCGTACTTATTTAGGTATTTTTACATTGATTATTTTATTGGCTGGTCAAGGATTGTTGCTACTGGATTCGATATATCATTTTGGAACGGAACAATACATCGTGACATCAACCAAAAGGATAAATCCTGTCACCAGCATTAAAGGCAATAAAGTATTGATTACGGAAAAACTCAAAGAAGGAAAAACGAGTTACACGGCTTATGGCACAAAAGAAAAAAGTAACGGAAAGACTGTCGTTATTTTGAATAAACAAAAACAAATTAATGTAAATTTTAGTGCAAAGCAGCGTTCCGCCTATCAGATAACCGAGAACAAGGAATATCGTTACACCAATCGATTTGCAAAATTTATATACACTGGTATCACTAATAATAAGCAATTAAAAGATCAGACAATAAAATATCAGTTAACCTCCAATTGGTATCGACTAAGTAAGGCAGCTTTAAAAAAGCTTGCCAAAAATCTAAAAACCAAAACTACCCAGCAAAAGATAAAAATTTATGTTGCCAATAAGATCATGCAGGAAGTTAAAAAAGATCCCAAGCTTCTATCCAACAAGAAGAAAATACAGCAGCTGAAAAATAATTTTGTGAAAAAGTATATCGGCAGAATGATAGAAAGGGCTGCTGTTTGA
- a CDS encoding TetR/AcrR family transcriptional regulator yields the protein MQKIGYAKMTMDDIARAAHTNKNTIYRRWENKFELLKDVTLEYRPFKEFFSELKQPDNGNLRGDLIGLMCEPFPLIKIIGTVNLKAMIHDYFPEASQNSAFILHDTFIQKYLNNILLQAFKRGEIKKDPKKIDETIKSLPTLLMISRIISEQKYDRQFVTFLVDQIILPILKNL from the coding sequence ATGCAAAAGATCGGCTACGCTAAAATGACAATGGATGATATTGCCCGGGCAGCCCACACAAATAAAAATACAATCTACCGGCGTTGGGAGAACAAGTTTGAGCTTTTAAAAGATGTTACGTTAGAATATAGACCCTTTAAAGAGTTTTTTTCAGAGCTCAAGCAACCCGATAATGGTAATTTAAGAGGCGATTTAATTGGGTTAATGTGCGAACCATTTCCATTAATTAAAATTATTGGAACCGTAAATCTAAAAGCGATGATTCATGATTACTTCCCAGAAGCTTCTCAAAATAGTGCTTTTATCCTACACGATACTTTCATTCAAAAATATTTGAATAATATTTTGCTTCAAGCATTTAAACGCGGTGAAATAAAAAAAGATCCAAAGAAAATTGACGAAACGATTAAATCGTTACCGACTTTGTTAATGATATCCAGGATTATCAGCGAGCAGAAATATGATCGCCAATTTGTTACTTTTTTAGTTGATCAAATTATCCTGCCGATACTTAAAAATCTATAA
- a CDS encoding multidrug efflux MFS transporter produces MLDENKLDSSSSSSSVTKIALILVLAMMAPMLDTTMTNIGINTILKDLNSTVNIMQWVTTAYVLALGLSVPLAGWIVNNVSGKLLVELALLFFLFGSVVSGIAVSVPILLIGRIIQGSAAGILVSVPMTLMVKSANGQNRGKLMATVGLPIIFAPILGPTIGGALIKFLNWHWLFYINIPVVLIALLLTFWGIPAFKPTESSHRPFDLIGFILLIGLFTGMVVGVTNYSTDNIFGKMSVLLPVFLGLDCFLTYVIYAFKRPNEVLIPLSLFHIANFSASSVLLFLSGLLVNGVMFVLPLYLQNVRHLSVIWSGIYLIALGMGMLVTRTLAGNWTDKYGAKWVVIISLIFATLTTIPFAFFTKSTSIWVVVIMMFLMGLSRSGITIPIMSDAYTDMDQKLISEGTVVTRMMQNIGGSIATAVLAAVISSYIGNNVATTAEMSSAYSHAFIWTGVGTLIGVLPALFLSVKSGRETV; encoded by the coding sequence ATGCTTGATGAAAATAAGTTAGATAGTTCAAGTTCGTCCTCATCTGTTACTAAAATTGCATTGATTTTGGTTTTAGCTATGATGGCCCCTATGCTGGATACAACCATGACGAACATTGGTATCAACACTATTCTGAAAGATTTGAATTCAACTGTCAATATCATGCAATGGGTTACAACCGCTTATGTTCTTGCTTTGGGGCTTTCTGTTCCGCTGGCTGGATGGATTGTTAATAATGTCTCCGGTAAGCTGCTTGTGGAATTGGCACTTTTATTTTTCTTATTTGGTTCTGTTGTTTCTGGAATAGCTGTTAGCGTTCCAATCCTATTAATTGGACGGATCATTCAGGGAAGTGCTGCCGGTATATTGGTTTCGGTACCGATGACTTTAATGGTCAAATCGGCAAATGGACAAAATCGTGGCAAATTAATGGCGACGGTCGGACTGCCGATTATTTTTGCTCCAATTTTGGGTCCGACGATTGGTGGTGCATTAATTAAATTTTTAAACTGGCACTGGCTTTTTTACATAAATATTCCAGTAGTTTTAATTGCTTTGTTGCTAACTTTTTGGGGAATACCCGCTTTTAAGCCGACAGAGTCTTCCCATCGCCCTTTTGATCTAATTGGATTTATCCTGTTGATCGGATTATTTACCGGCATGGTTGTTGGAGTCACTAACTATAGTACTGATAACATTTTTGGAAAAATGAGCGTCCTATTACCGGTATTTTTAGGACTCGATTGTTTTCTGACATACGTTATTTATGCATTTAAGCGACCAAATGAAGTATTAATTCCACTGTCGTTATTTCATATCGCAAATTTTTCGGCATCGTCAGTATTATTATTTTTATCTGGATTATTAGTGAATGGAGTTATGTTCGTTTTGCCGCTTTACCTGCAAAACGTTCGTCATTTAAGTGTTATCTGGTCCGGTATTTACTTAATTGCTTTAGGCATGGGTATGCTAGTTACGCGAACTTTAGCAGGCAATTGGACTGACAAATATGGTGCAAAATGGGTTGTGATAATTTCACTTATTTTTGCAACTCTGACTACGATTCCATTTGCCTTTTTTACGAAAAGTACTTCGATTTGGGTCGTAGTCATTATGATGTTTTTAATGGGTCTTAGCCGCAGCGGTATCACGATTCCAATTATGAGCGACGCTTATACCGATATGGATCAAAAATTGATTTCTGAAGGAACTGTTGTCACGCGCATGATGCAAAATATTGGTGGATCGATCGCTACTGCTGTTTTAGCGGCTGTTATTTCAAGCTATATTGGCAATAATGTTGCCACAACGGCTGAGATGAGCAGTGCTTATTCACATGCATTCATCTGGACGGGTGTTGGAACCCTAATTGGTGTGCTACCGGCTCTTTTTCTCAGTGTTAAATCTGGAAGGGAGACTGTCTGA
- a CDS encoding thioredoxin family protein: protein MNFYEPETNTDDQLEKDIEAKGRNLMFLSADWCGDCKAIKPFVQNIKDQVSKTANWFDADRDVNLEVAKAQGLRGIPSFVLFQDGKQVSHIGDGERLTPKQVLDWYQTTL from the coding sequence ATGAATTTCTATGAACCGGAAACAAATACAGATGACCAACTAGAAAAAGATATCGAAGCCAAGGGCCGTAATTTAATGTTTTTATCGGCTGATTGGTGTGGAGATTGCAAGGCGATCAAACCCTTCGTCCAGAATATTAAGGACCAAGTTTCTAAGACTGCTAATTGGTTTGATGCGGACCGAGATGTTAATTTAGAAGTTGCCAAAGCTCAAGGATTAAGAGGAATTCCATCTTTTGTTCTTTTTCAGGATGGGAAACAGGTTTCTCATATTGGGGATGGGGAGCGTTTGACTCCCAAACAAGTTTTGGATTGGTATCAAACTACTTTATGA